The proteins below come from a single Gordonia pseudamarae genomic window:
- a CDS encoding type I polyketide synthase, protein MTVDHIRTGQLGASTASRTTGTLMDQIAAGEPYAISFGGQGSPWLPTLAELVVDADLEYRISKYIDAAERLIAPVADRLSIARPDGFHPLTWVRAHDAGDDVPTDTALADATLSVPGVLLAQLAAVDALAKQGLDTATIPPTSVVGHSQGILATEVIANDGAGVGAGVVLALAQLIGAAGTIVARRRGLAATSDGTPMMAIGNAAPERIDAILADYRAGLSERDLGTEPVVAIRNGRTAVIVAGAPRHLKALRARCEQIADGEVDQRKRKLTGGAPFAPKFDALVVSLAFHHPSMAEAVEMVAQWAEECGIDRAVAARLAADVLVNHVDWVSIIDEVIAGGSRWILDLGPADLATRLTSGLVRGQGIGLVPAALRVGQRNLFSPGGIPEIEARWSQFDPLLVELPDGRTVVETAFTRLTGRSPMLLAGMTPTTVDPAIVAAAANAGHWAELAGGGQVTEEIFARNIATLTDLLEPGREAQFNALFLDPYLWKLQLGGKRIVQKARAQGAPLDGVIVSAGIPELDDAVALVDEFVEAGLRYVAFKPGTVEQIRAVVRIAAEVPHHPVIVQIEGGRAGGHHSWEDLDDLLLATYGELRARPNVVICVGGGIGTPERAAEYLTGVWSENLGYPKMPLDGILIGTAAMATKEATTSPEVKQLLVDTIGCDEWIGAGHESAGMASGRSQLGADIHEVDNAASRCGRLLDDVAGDADAVAERRDEIVEALAHTAKPYFGDVADMTYRQWLDRYATLAVGGERVDGGSVWADQLPWADITWQTRFIDMLQRTEARMAPADRGEVPTMFAGTASTDDPHAAIDALVSVYPEAEVDILHPADVAFFFELCRTPGKPVNFVPVIDKDVRRWWRSDSLWQAHDARYSADEVCIIPGPVAVAGITRVDEPVGELLDRFEAHVAADLAAAGGQAIPVDGRKRAGVVSGEGAVAAVLEADDVEWAGRIVPNPVTVIGDRGRWVVVDPGRAEHAPTGAVLERAAEDRFDLVVPVSGTTIRIPLRVTAAIADGGSPLIDVADASAAMTEILTVAAGGSLAEVTDGVSTTVFSWNPDSVADHAAVTGYTLPAHLTPTTPTQPFGFAVPDTLVGACWPSVFSVIGAARAESGDPVVEGLLDLVHLDHAIEVAGQIPTVSDDLDVTAALQGVYDAEVGRVIEVGVDIAVAGSPVARLVERFAIRGRLGSAELTDPARAGGAADGEQQATRKLLRAATITAPGHMGGFAAVSGDRNPIHTDAIAARLAGLGDPIVHGMWLSAAAQQVVTATDAKNPIPSPRPLLGWTARYLGMVRTGDTIAVRVDRVGLDAGREVVEVTAKVGDNLVMSATGVLAAPRTVYAFPGQGIQSKGMGLDARSRSKAARDVWDRADKHTRAALGFSILAVVRDNPTTLVAGGTTYNHPDGVLYLTQFTQVAMATLGVAQIAELKESGGFVDGAITCGHSVGEYNALAACAGVLPLEAVLEVVFQRGEAMHHLVPRDDKGRSDYRMAAIRPSQFGLADSDVTAFVDDMSARTGEFLEVVNLNLLGSQYAIAGTVRGLESLEAEIDRRRAEFGGKRSFIVVPGIDVPFHSTVLRAGVPEFRTKLDELLPAHIDPEILVGHYIPNLVPRLFSLERDFVAEIAALVPSAPLDDVLADWDGWAARPGELVRVVLIELLAWQFASPVRWIETQELLFAPRERDGLGIQRFIEIGVKSAPTLSGLAGNTLKLDDYAPATAEVLNLERDTAVILAQDAGVEPEDDDAVEAVAESADQATESAPAAAAAPAPAAPVAPAGGPRPEDISFGPADAVRAVIAMWTKMGVDQIGAADTIEALCDGVSSRRNQLLLDIGGELGLGAIDGAAEADMVALSSTVQTLARGYRPLGAVLTDAVSEQIRKVMGPLGKRQSYITDRVEKVWQLGPGWGLHTVVALAMGTREGASVRGGDLGSLLDGPLSGADALDSLIDRAVAAVGADKGIAVAKPAAESGGGATVDAAALGEFAEQITGRSGVLATAAQTVLAKLGLTDTAGTPEVEENPDAAIAALVSAELGSDWARTVAPAFDERKVVLIDDRWATSREDLVRLWLTDAADLDADAATRFAGAGEVVAEHATWWQEKATAAGNAEHAQVYGRIAEVARAERVGEYADQIAVVTGASRGSIAAAVVGGLLAGGATVVATTSRLDSDRLAFYKELYRTHARCGAALWVAPANMASYSDVDDLVSWIGSEQTENLGSTTAVVKPALKPTMLFPFAAPRVAGDLTDAGARAELEMKVLLWSVERLIAALSDINADHDLAARLHVVLPGSPNRGMFGGDGAYGEAKAALDAVVTRWNVEDSWKRRTTLAHALIGWVRGTGLMGHNDPLVDAVEEAGVRTWSTAEMAANLLGVCTPEQRAQAAQAPIVADFTGGLDPDAIDLKALAAAAQAEAAEVEADEDSADTGADTVAALPAPARARASMRPQWAPIEAKPEDLVVIVGAGELGPYGSARTRFEMEVDEKLSAAGVLELAWNTGLITWDSAPKPGWYDTASGDPVAESEIADRYHDEVVERCGIRRYADDGAMVDNTSPLLTSVFLDEDLTFSVGSEAEARAFAATAPDKTRVQFAAESGEWQVTRLAGTEIRVPRQFELSRTVGGQIPTGFDPTRWGVTPDMVESIDRVALWNLVATVDAFLSSGFTPAELMRWVHPGLVANTQGTGMGGMTSMRELYINTLLGEAKANDILQEALPNIVAAHVVQSYIGSYGAMIHPVAACATAAVSVEEGVDKIRLGKALFAVAGGFDDLGIEGIVGFGDMSATAESAAMSARGIDERRFSRANDRRRGGFVESQGGGTILLARGDVAAQMGLPVLGVVAWAQSFGDGVHTSIPAPGLGALGAARGGLTSPLAGALATLGVSADEVGVISKHDTSTRANDPNESELHERLASAIGRSEGAPLFVVSQKSLTGHAKGGAAAFQLIGLCQVLRDGVIPPNRSLDCVDEKMQEYPHLVWARDTLHLGERFPLKAGLLTSLGFGHVSGLIAVVHPEAFVATLDPAVADDYRERAAERERLGNQRLLDAMCGGEAAYTRPSGRRFDADRDEHDAESELLLDTSARLGASGAYGVGSVR, encoded by the coding sequence AAGTACATCGACGCCGCGGAACGGCTGATCGCGCCCGTCGCCGACCGGCTCTCGATCGCCCGCCCCGACGGCTTCCATCCGCTCACCTGGGTCCGGGCCCACGACGCCGGCGACGACGTGCCCACCGACACCGCGCTGGCCGACGCGACGCTGTCGGTGCCGGGTGTGCTGCTCGCCCAGCTCGCCGCCGTCGACGCGCTTGCCAAGCAGGGTCTGGACACCGCGACGATCCCGCCCACATCGGTGGTCGGTCATTCGCAGGGCATCCTGGCCACCGAGGTGATCGCCAACGACGGCGCCGGTGTGGGCGCAGGCGTGGTGCTGGCACTGGCCCAGCTGATCGGTGCGGCGGGCACCATCGTCGCGCGCCGCCGGGGCCTGGCCGCCACCTCCGACGGCACGCCGATGATGGCCATCGGGAACGCCGCCCCCGAACGGATCGACGCCATCCTGGCCGACTACCGCGCGGGCCTGTCCGAACGTGACCTCGGCACCGAGCCGGTCGTCGCCATCCGCAACGGCCGGACCGCCGTCATCGTGGCGGGCGCACCCCGCCACCTGAAGGCACTGCGTGCCCGCTGCGAGCAGATCGCCGACGGCGAAGTCGACCAGCGCAAGCGTAAGCTCACCGGCGGCGCTCCGTTCGCACCCAAGTTCGACGCGCTGGTCGTGTCGCTGGCCTTCCACCACCCGTCGATGGCCGAAGCGGTCGAGATGGTGGCCCAGTGGGCCGAGGAATGCGGTATCGATCGGGCCGTCGCCGCCCGCCTGGCCGCCGATGTCCTGGTCAACCACGTGGACTGGGTGTCGATCATCGACGAGGTGATCGCCGGCGGCTCCCGGTGGATCCTCGATCTCGGCCCGGCCGATCTGGCAACGCGCCTGACCTCCGGTCTGGTGCGCGGTCAGGGTATCGGGCTGGTTCCGGCAGCACTGCGCGTCGGCCAGCGCAACCTCTTCAGCCCCGGTGGCATCCCCGAGATCGAGGCGCGCTGGTCGCAGTTCGATCCGCTCCTGGTGGAACTGCCCGACGGACGCACCGTGGTGGAGACCGCGTTCACCCGGCTCACCGGCCGCTCGCCGATGCTCCTCGCGGGAATGACGCCCACCACCGTCGACCCCGCGATCGTCGCGGCGGCGGCGAACGCCGGACACTGGGCCGAACTCGCCGGCGGTGGCCAGGTGACCGAGGAGATCTTCGCCCGCAACATCGCCACCCTCACCGACCTGCTGGAACCCGGTCGTGAGGCTCAGTTCAACGCCCTGTTCCTCGACCCGTACCTGTGGAAGTTGCAACTCGGCGGCAAGCGGATCGTGCAGAAGGCCCGTGCCCAGGGCGCCCCGCTCGACGGCGTGATCGTCTCGGCGGGCATTCCCGAACTCGACGACGCGGTCGCACTGGTCGACGAGTTCGTCGAGGCGGGCCTGCGCTACGTCGCGTTCAAACCGGGCACCGTCGAGCAGATCCGTGCGGTCGTCCGGATCGCGGCCGAGGTGCCGCACCACCCGGTCATCGTGCAGATCGAGGGCGGCCGCGCCGGTGGCCACCACTCCTGGGAAGACCTCGACGACCTGCTGCTGGCCACCTACGGTGAACTCCGCGCCCGTCCCAACGTCGTGATCTGCGTCGGCGGCGGCATCGGCACGCCCGAGCGGGCCGCCGAGTACCTGACCGGCGTGTGGTCGGAGAACCTCGGCTACCCCAAGATGCCGCTCGACGGCATCCTCATCGGCACCGCCGCGATGGCCACCAAGGAAGCCACCACATCGCCCGAGGTCAAACAACTGCTCGTCGACACCATCGGTTGTGACGAATGGATCGGCGCCGGTCACGAGAGTGCCGGTATGGCCTCCGGACGCAGCCAGCTCGGTGCCGACATCCACGAGGTCGACAATGCCGCCTCGCGATGCGGACGTCTGCTCGACGACGTGGCAGGCGACGCCGATGCCGTCGCCGAACGTCGCGATGAGATCGTCGAGGCCCTCGCACACACGGCCAAGCCGTACTTCGGTGATGTCGCCGACATGACCTACCGGCAGTGGCTCGACCGCTATGCGACCTTGGCCGTCGGTGGCGAGAGAGTCGACGGGGGCTCGGTCTGGGCCGATCAGCTGCCGTGGGCCGACATCACCTGGCAGACGCGATTCATCGACATGCTGCAGCGCACCGAGGCCCGGATGGCCCCCGCCGACCGCGGCGAGGTGCCCACGATGTTCGCCGGCACCGCGAGCACCGACGATCCACACGCCGCGATCGACGCCCTGGTCAGCGTGTATCCCGAGGCCGAGGTCGATATTCTGCATCCGGCGGATGTGGCGTTCTTCTTCGAGTTGTGCCGTACCCCCGGCAAACCGGTCAACTTCGTACCCGTCATCGACAAGGACGTGCGCCGTTGGTGGCGCAGCGATTCGCTGTGGCAGGCGCACGACGCCCGTTACTCGGCCGACGAGGTGTGCATCATCCCCGGCCCGGTGGCCGTCGCCGGTATCACCCGGGTCGACGAGCCGGTAGGGGAACTGCTCGACCGGTTCGAGGCCCACGTGGCCGCCGATCTGGCCGCCGCCGGCGGTCAGGCGATCCCGGTCGACGGTCGTAAGCGGGCCGGTGTCGTCTCCGGTGAGGGCGCGGTTGCCGCGGTCCTGGAGGCCGACGACGTCGAATGGGCCGGTCGGATCGTGCCCAATCCGGTCACCGTGATCGGTGACCGCGGCCGCTGGGTCGTCGTCGATCCCGGCCGGGCCGAACACGCGCCCACCGGCGCCGTACTCGAACGGGCCGCCGAGGACCGCTTCGATCTCGTCGTGCCCGTGTCCGGCACCACGATCCGTATTCCGCTGCGCGTCACCGCGGCGATCGCCGACGGCGGCAGCCCGCTGATCGATGTCGCCGACGCGTCCGCGGCGATGACCGAGATCCTGACCGTCGCGGCCGGCGGCTCGCTGGCCGAGGTCACCGACGGCGTAAGCACCACCGTCTTCTCCTGGAATCCCGACTCGGTCGCCGACCACGCGGCGGTCACCGGTTACACACTGCCCGCGCATCTGACCCCGACCACCCCGACGCAGCCGTTCGGTTTCGCCGTGCCCGATACCCTCGTCGGCGCGTGCTGGCCGTCGGTGTTCAGCGTGATCGGCGCGGCCCGCGCCGAATCGGGCGATCCCGTCGTGGAGGGTCTGCTCGACCTGGTACATCTCGACCACGCGATCGAGGTCGCCGGCCAGATCCCGACGGTCAGCGACGATCTGGACGTGACCGCTGCCCTACAGGGCGTGTACGACGCCGAGGTGGGCCGGGTCATCGAGGTGGGTGTCGACATCGCCGTCGCCGGCTCGCCGGTCGCGCGACTGGTCGAGCGTTTCGCCATCCGGGGCCGCCTCGGATCGGCCGAACTGACCGACCCAGCACGGGCGGGCGGTGCCGCCGACGGCGAACAGCAGGCCACCCGCAAACTGCTGCGCGCGGCCACCATCACCGCACCCGGCCACATGGGCGGATTCGCGGCGGTGTCCGGTGACCGCAACCCCATCCATACCGACGCCATCGCGGCCCGCCTGGCGGGACTGGGCGATCCGATCGTGCACGGCATGTGGCTCTCGGCCGCCGCCCAGCAGGTGGTGACCGCCACCGACGCCAAGAACCCGATACCGTCGCCGCGGCCGCTGCTCGGCTGGACCGCCCGCTACCTGGGCATGGTCCGCACCGGTGACACGATCGCCGTGCGCGTCGACCGGGTCGGACTCGACGCGGGCCGTGAGGTCGTCGAGGTCACCGCCAAGGTCGGCGACAACCTGGTGATGAGCGCGACCGGTGTACTCGCCGCCCCGCGCACTGTGTACGCATTCCCGGGACAGGGCATCCAGTCCAAGGGGATGGGTCTGGACGCCCGGTCCCGCTCCAAGGCCGCCCGCGACGTGTGGGACCGTGCCGACAAGCACACCCGTGCCGCGCTGGGCTTCTCGATCCTGGCCGTGGTGCGCGACAACCCGACCACCCTGGTGGCCGGTGGCACCACTTACAACCACCCGGACGGCGTGCTGTACCTGACCCAGTTCACCCAGGTCGCGATGGCCACCCTCGGTGTCGCGCAGATCGCCGAACTCAAGGAGTCCGGAGGCTTCGTCGACGGCGCCATCACCTGCGGCCACTCGGTGGGCGAGTACAACGCGCTCGCCGCCTGTGCCGGCGTTCTGCCGCTCGAAGCGGTGCTCGAAGTGGTGTTCCAGCGCGGCGAGGCCATGCATCACCTCGTTCCACGAGATGACAAGGGCCGCAGCGATTACCGGATGGCTGCCATCCGGCCCAGCCAGTTCGGGCTCGCTGACTCCGATGTCACCGCATTCGTCGATGACATGTCGGCGCGTACCGGTGAATTCCTGGAGGTGGTCAACCTCAACCTGCTCGGCTCGCAGTACGCGATCGCCGGTACTGTCCGCGGACTCGAGAGCCTCGAAGCCGAGATCGACCGTCGCCGTGCCGAATTCGGCGGAAAGCGGTCGTTCATCGTGGTACCGGGCATCGACGTACCGTTCCATTCGACCGTGCTGCGTGCCGGTGTGCCCGAGTTCCGGACCAAGCTCGACGAGCTTCTGCCCGCGCATATCGATCCGGAAATCCTTGTCGGACATTATATTCCGAACCTGGTGCCGCGACTGTTCTCGCTCGAACGCGACTTCGTGGCCGAGATCGCCGCGCTCGTCCCGTCCGCACCGCTCGACGACGTTCTCGCCGACTGGGACGGCTGGGCCGCCCGCCCGGGCGAACTGGTGCGTGTGGTGCTCATCGAGCTGCTGGCCTGGCAGTTCGCCAGCCCGGTCCGCTGGATCGAGACACAGGAACTGCTCTTCGCCCCGCGTGAACGGGACGGACTGGGCATCCAGCGGTTCATCGAGATCGGTGTGAAGAGTGCGCCGACGCTGTCCGGTCTGGCCGGCAACACCCTCAAGCTCGACGACTACGCGCCCGCCACCGCAGAGGTGCTCAACCTCGAACGCGACACCGCCGTCATCCTCGCGCAGGATGCCGGAGTGGAGCCCGAGGATGACGACGCCGTCGAGGCCGTTGCCGAAAGCGCCGATCAGGCAACCGAATCGGCACCTGCCGCGGCTGCCGCCCCGGCCCCGGCCGCACCTGTCGCCCCGGCCGGCGGTCCGCGTCCCGAGGACATCTCCTTCGGGCCGGCCGACGCCGTCCGGGCCGTGATCGCGATGTGGACCAAGATGGGTGTCGACCAGATCGGTGCCGCCGACACCATCGAGGCCCTGTGCGACGGTGTGTCCTCGCGCCGCAACCAGCTGCTGCTCGACATCGGCGGCGAACTGGGACTGGGCGCCATCGACGGTGCCGCCGAAGCCGACATGGTGGCGTTGTCGTCGACCGTGCAGACGCTGGCCCGCGGCTACCGTCCGCTCGGCGCGGTCCTCACCGACGCGGTGTCCGAACAGATCCGCAAGGTCATGGGCCCGCTGGGCAAACGCCAGTCCTACATCACCGACCGGGTGGAGAAGGTGTGGCAGCTCGGCCCCGGCTGGGGCCTGCACACCGTCGTCGCCCTGGCGATGGGTACCCGTGAAGGTGCGAGCGTGCGCGGCGGTGACCTCGGCAGCCTGCTCGACGGTCCGCTGTCCGGCGCCGACGCGCTGGACTCGCTGATCGACCGCGCCGTCGCCGCGGTCGGTGCCGACAAGGGCATCGCCGTGGCCAAGCCCGCCGCCGAATCCGGTGGCGGGGCCACGGTGGACGCGGCCGCGCTCGGCGAGTTCGCCGAACAGATCACCGGCCGGTCCGGTGTCCTGGCGACCGCCGCACAGACCGTGCTGGCCAAGCTGGGCCTGACCGACACCGCCGGAACACCCGAGGTCGAGGAGAACCCGGACGCCGCGATTGCCGCGCTGGTCAGCGCCGAACTCGGTTCGGACTGGGCGCGCACCGTCGCACCCGCCTTCGACGAGCGCAAGGTCGTGCTCATCGACGACCGCTGGGCCACCAGTCGTGAGGATCTGGTGCGGCTGTGGCTGACCGACGCCGCCGATCTCGACGCCGACGCCGCCACCCGGTTCGCCGGGGCCGGTGAGGTCGTCGCCGAACACGCCACCTGGTGGCAGGAGAAGGCGACGGCGGCGGGCAACGCGGAGCACGCACAGGTGTACGGCCGGATCGCCGAGGTCGCGCGTGCGGAGAGGGTCGGCGAGTACGCCGACCAGATCGCCGTCGTCACCGGCGCCAGCAGGGGCTCCATCGCTGCGGCCGTCGTCGGTGGGCTGCTCGCCGGCGGTGCGACCGTCGTCGCCACCACCTCGCGCCTCGACTCGGACCGGCTTGCCTTCTACAAGGAGCTGTACCGCACCCACGCGCGCTGCGGCGCCGCCCTGTGGGTCGCGCCGGCCAACATGGCCTCCTACTCCGATGTCGACGACCTGGTGTCGTGGATCGGTTCGGAGCAGACCGAGAACCTCGGCAGCACAACCGCCGTGGTCAAGCCCGCACTCAAGCCGACGATGCTGTTCCCGTTCGCCGCGCCGCGGGTTGCCGGTGACCTCACTGATGCCGGCGCGCGCGCCGAGCTGGAGATGAAGGTGCTGCTGTGGTCGGTGGAGCGGCTGATCGCCGCCCTGTCCGACATCAACGCCGACCACGACCTCGCGGCACGTCTGCACGTGGTGCTGCCCGGCTCGCCCAACCGCGGCATGTTCGGCGGTGACGGCGCCTACGGCGAGGCCAAGGCGGCCCTGGACGCAGTGGTGACCCGTTGGAACGTCGAAGACTCGTGGAAGCGCCGGACCACCCTGGCGCACGCGCTGATCGGCTGGGTCCGTGGCACGGGTCTGATGGGCCACAATGATCCGCTGGTCGACGCCGTCGAAGAGGCAGGTGTGCGTACCTGGAGCACCGCCGAGATGGCGGCCAACCTGCTCGGCGTGTGCACGCCGGAGCAGCGGGCGCAGGCCGCGCAGGCTCCGATCGTCGCCGACTTCACCGGTGGACTCGACCCGGACGCCATCGATCTCAAGGCGCTGGCCGCGGCCGCACAGGCCGAGGCCGCCGAGGTCGAGGCGGACGAGGATTCCGCCGACACCGGTGCCGACACCGTCGCGGCGCTGCCCGCCCCGGCACGTGCCCGCGCATCGATGCGCCCGCAGTGGGCGCCGATCGAGGCCAAGCCCGAGGACCTGGTGGTGATCGTCGGTGCCGGCGAGCTCGGCCCGTACGGTTCGGCGCGAACCCGCTTCGAGATGGAGGTCGACGAGAAACTGTCGGCCGCGGGGGTGCTGGAACTGGCCTGGAACACAGGTCTGATCACCTGGGACAGCGCGCCCAAACCGGGCTGGTACGACACGGCCTCCGGTGACCCGGTGGCCGAATCCGAGATCGCCGACCGCTACCACGACGAGGTGGTCGAGCGGTGCGGTATCCGGCGCTACGCCGACGACGGCGCGATGGTGGACAACACCTCGCCGCTGCTGACCTCCGTGTTCCTCGACGAGGATCTCACCTTCTCGGTGGGATCGGAGGCCGAGGCGCGTGCGTTTGCCGCCACCGCCCCCGACAAGACACGGGTACAGTTCGCCGCCGAATCCGGAGAATGGCAGGTCACCAGACTCGCCGGCACCGAGATCCGCGTGCCCCGCCAGTTCGAGCTCAGCAGGACCGTCGGCGGTCAGATCCCGACAGGTTTCGACCCGACCCGTTGGGGCGTCACCCCCGACATGGTCGAATCCATCGACCGGGTTGCGCTGTGGAACCTCGTCGCCACCGTCGACGCGTTCCTGTCGTCGGGCTTCACCCCGGCCGAGTTGATGCGCTGGGTGCACCCCGGCCTGGTGGCCAACACCCAGGGCACCGGCATGGGCGGCATGACCTCGATGCGTGAGCTGTACATCAACACGCTGCTCGGTGAGGCCAAGGCCAACGACATCCTGCAGGAAGCGCTGCCCAATATCGTTGCCGCACATGTCGTACAGTCCTATATCGGCAGCTACGGCGCGATGATCCACCCGGTCGCCGCCTGTGCCACCGCCGCGGTGTCGGTGGAGGAGGGCGTCGACAAGATCCGCCTCGGCAAGGCGCTGTTCGCGGTCGCCGGCGGGTTCGACGACCTCGGTATCGAAGGCATCGTCGGCTTCGGTGACATGTCGGCCACCGCCGAATCGGCCGCGATGTCCGCCCGCGGCATCGATGAGCGCCGCTTCTCCCGCGCCAACGACCGGCGCCGGGGCGGGTTCGTCGAATCGCAGGGCGGTGGCACGATTCTGCTGGCCCGCGGTGACGTGGCCGCGCAGATGGGACTGCCCGTGCTCGGTGTGGTGGCCTGGGCGCAGAGCTTCGGCGACGGCGTGCACACCTCGATCCCGGCTCCGGGGCTGGGTGCGCTGGGTGCGGCCCGTGGCGGCCTGACCTCGCCGCTGGCCGGCGCGCTGGCCACCCTCGGAGTGAGCGCCGACGAGGTGGGCGTGATCTCCAAGCACGACACATCCACCCGCGCAAACGATCCCAACGAGTCCGAGCTGCACGAGCGGCTGGCCTCGGCGATCGGCCGCAGCGAAGGCGCACCGCTGTTCGTGGTCTCGCAGAAGTCGCTCACCGGTCACGCCAAGGGCGGCGCGGCGGCCTTCCAGCTGATCGGGCTGTGCCAGGTGCTGCGCGACGGAGTGATCCCGCCCAACCGCAGCCTCGACTGCGTCGACGAGAAGATGCAGGAGTACCCGCACCTGGTGTGGGCGCGTGACACCCTGCACCTGGGTGAGCGCTTCCCGCTCAAGGCCGGTCTGCTCACCAGCCTCGGCTTCGGGCATGTGTCCGGGCTGATCGCCGTGGTCCATCCGGAGGCGTTCGTGGCCACTCTCGATCCGGCTGTCGCCGACGACTACCGCGAGCGGGCCGCCGAACGCGAACGGCTCGGCAACCAGCGCCTGCTGGATGCGATGTGCGGTGGCGAGGCCGCCTACACCCGGCCCTCGGGCCGCCGATTTGACGCCGACCGCGACGAGCACGACGCGGAATCGGAACTGCTGCTCGATACTTCGGCACGCCTGGGTGCGTCGGGTGCGTACGGCGTAGGGTCGGTGCGATGA